Proteins from one Halovivax limisalsi genomic window:
- a CDS encoding 30S ribosomal protein S17, whose protein sequence is MAIGLDVDTPPEPENPEEYDYETCPFYGDLPVRGQVLEGQVVSTDMDRTVVVEREYDVAVPKYDRYMKRRSRIPAHVPGVLEPLSVGDAVKIAETRPLSKTKSHVVVEVTQEASETDVADLTRESEPDRELSTGDVTEASEVEAGEQ, encoded by the coding sequence ATGGCAATAGGACTAGATGTAGACACCCCTCCGGAGCCGGAGAACCCGGAGGAATACGACTACGAGACGTGTCCGTTCTACGGCGACCTTCCCGTTCGAGGCCAGGTCCTCGAAGGGCAGGTCGTGTCGACGGACATGGATCGGACCGTCGTCGTCGAGCGAGAGTACGACGTGGCCGTACCGAAGTACGATCGGTACATGAAGCGTCGCTCGCGCATCCCGGCACACGTGCCGGGCGTGCTCGAGCCGCTCTCGGTCGGCGACGCGGTCAAGATCGCAGAGACCCGACCACTGTCGAAGACGAAATCGCACGTGGTCGTCGAAGTAACCCAGGAGGCGTCCGAAACCGACGTCGCGGACCTCACTCGCGAGTCCGAACCGGATCGAGAGCTCTCGACCGGCGACGTCACCGAGGCGTCCGAAGTCGAGGCAGGTGAGCAGTGA
- a CDS encoding 30S ribosomal protein S3 codes for MADEHEFIQNGLRRSQIDEFFAEELGRAGYGGMDVAQTPMGTQIVLKAEKPGMVIGKGGENIRKVTTALEERFNLEDPQIDVQEVDEPDLNARIVADRLANALERGWYFRKAGHTTIDRIMDAGALGAEIVLSGKVTGARSRVEKFNRGYIKHNGEPADEVVDHGQGVAVMKLGTIGVDVKIIPPGAELPDDFQVHDDLDPEEVVPDAVEANEGVEELLEGTPEEGEADGADAAADEAAEPTDEEAEELDEEVVEEAIEEAVVEETVEDETDADEAEADAAADEVTEDLDEEVEAEAEELVAEMEGEEGADDESEAAADADEDEGGDA; via the coding sequence ATGGCGGACGAACACGAGTTCATCCAGAACGGGCTTCGTCGCTCGCAGATCGACGAGTTCTTCGCAGAGGAACTCGGCCGCGCCGGCTACGGCGGGATGGACGTCGCCCAGACGCCGATGGGCACGCAGATCGTCCTCAAGGCCGAGAAGCCGGGGATGGTCATCGGCAAGGGCGGCGAAAACATCCGGAAGGTGACGACGGCCCTCGAGGAGCGATTCAACCTCGAGGATCCGCAGATCGACGTCCAGGAGGTCGACGAACCCGACCTCAACGCCCGCATCGTCGCGGATCGACTGGCCAACGCCTTAGAGCGCGGCTGGTACTTCCGGAAGGCGGGCCACACGACGATCGACCGCATCATGGACGCCGGCGCGCTCGGCGCCGAGATCGTCCTCTCCGGAAAGGTCACGGGTGCGCGCTCGCGCGTCGAGAAATTCAACCGCGGCTACATCAAGCACAACGGCGAGCCCGCCGACGAGGTCGTCGACCACGGCCAGGGCGTCGCCGTCATGAAGCTCGGCACGATCGGCGTCGACGTGAAGATCATTCCGCCGGGTGCCGAACTGCCCGACGACTTCCAGGTTCACGACGACCTCGATCCCGAAGAAGTCGTCCCGGACGCCGTCGAGGCGAACGAAGGCGTCGAGGAACTGCTCGAAGGCACGCCCGAGGAGGGCGAGGCCGACGGGGCCGATGCCGCCGCGGACGAGGCCGCCGAGCCGACCGACGAAGAGGCCGAGGAACTCGACGAAGAGGTCGTCGAGGAGGCCATCGAGGAAGCGGTCGTCGAGGAGACGGTCGAAGACGAGACCGACGCCGACGAGGCCGAAGCCGACGCCGCTGCCGACGAGGTCACCGAGGACCTCGACGAGGAGGTCGAGGCCGAAGCCGAGGAACTCGTCGCGGAGATGGAGGGCGAGGAAGGAGCGGACGACGAATCCGAGGCGGCTGCGGATGCCGACGAAGACGAGGGAGGTGACGCCTGA
- a CDS encoding 50S ribosomal protein L5 yields MSDAESAADFHAMREPRVEKVVVHMGVGQGGRELADAEDIIEDVTGQESVRTLASGTEPDFGIRQGEPIGTKVTLRGEAATDFLETALAIADLSASQFDETGNFSFGVAEHTDFPGQEYDPNIGIYGLDVTVNLVRPGYRVAKRDQASRSIPSNHRLTPEDAISFLEATFDVEVDDE; encoded by the coding sequence ATGAGCGACGCCGAATCCGCGGCCGACTTTCACGCGATGCGCGAACCGCGCGTCGAGAAGGTCGTCGTGCACATGGGCGTCGGGCAGGGCGGTCGCGAGCTCGCGGACGCCGAGGATATCATCGAGGACGTCACCGGTCAGGAGAGCGTTCGCACGCTCGCGTCCGGGACGGAGCCCGACTTCGGGATCCGCCAGGGCGAACCGATCGGGACGAAGGTCACGCTGCGCGGCGAGGCCGCCACCGACTTCCTCGAGACAGCGCTGGCGATCGCCGACCTGTCGGCGAGTCAGTTCGACGAGACGGGGAACTTCAGCTTCGGCGTCGCCGAGCACACGGACTTCCCCGGTCAGGAGTACGATCCGAACATCGGAATCTACGGCCTCGACGTGACCGTCAACCTGGTCCGTCCGGGCTACCGCGTCGCCAAGCGCGACCAGGCCAGCCGATCGATTCCGTCGAACCACCGACTGACCCCCGAGGACGCGATTTCGTTCCTCGAGGCGACCTTCGACGTGGAGGTAGACGATGAGTGA
- a CDS encoding ribonuclease P protein component 1 has protein sequence MPLTPETLPRHELTGLPVRVVESDDPGRVGIEGRVVLETTNTLRIECVPLEAEPGGDEPADSRDGETRVVTVPKAGTTFEFAITDDAAGDRKAPGTASKLADTQPESDDGSSDSDRAGGDAASCRGDGPDGDRPRAAGEGVAYVTVDGSRLQERPARRTETAGDSPWQ, from the coding sequence ATGCCACTGACACCCGAGACGCTGCCGCGACACGAACTCACCGGCCTGCCGGTCAGGGTCGTCGAGAGCGACGACCCCGGCCGCGTGGGTATCGAGGGGCGAGTCGTCCTCGAGACGACTAACACCCTCCGGATCGAGTGCGTTCCGCTCGAAGCGGAACCGGGAGGCGACGAGCCTGCCGACAGTCGCGACGGCGAGACTCGGGTGGTCACGGTACCGAAGGCGGGAACGACGTTCGAATTCGCGATCACAGATGACGCCGCCGGGGACCGGAAGGCCCCGGGGACCGCGTCCAAACTGGCCGACACTCAACCCGAATCGGACGACGGATCGTCCGATTCGGACCGAGCTGGCGGCGATGCCGCCAGCTGTCGCGGCGACGGCCCCGATGGGGACCGCCCCCGCGCCGCCGGCGAGGGCGTGGCCTACGTTACGGTCGATGGATCGCGCCTGCAGGAACGACCGGCCCGCCGTACCGAAACGGCAGGAGATTCACCATGGCAATAG
- a CDS encoding 30S ribosomal protein S19, whose product MSQEYRTGREGEFTYRGYTLDELQEMDLDEVAELLPARKRRSIERGLSHEQEKLLEKARNRTDEETANDPIRTHLRNMPVLPEFVGLTFAVYDGQEFGRVQVEPEMLGHYLGEFQLTRTSVEHGQAGIGATRSSKFVPLK is encoded by the coding sequence ATGAGTCAGGAGTACAGAACCGGCCGCGAAGGTGAATTCACCTACCGCGGCTACACGCTCGACGAGTTGCAGGAGATGGATCTCGACGAGGTCGCGGAACTGTTGCCCGCACGCAAGCGGCGAAGCATCGAGCGCGGGCTGTCCCACGAGCAGGAGAAGCTGCTCGAGAAAGCTCGCAACCGAACCGACGAGGAGACGGCGAACGACCCGATCCGGACGCACCTGCGCAACATGCCGGTGCTACCGGAGTTCGTCGGCCTGACCTTCGCCGTCTACGACGGCCAGGAGTTCGGCCGCGTGCAGGTCGAGCCCGAGATGCTCGGTCACTACCTGGGCGAGTTCCAGCTCACCCGCACGTCCGTCGAACACGGACAGGCCGGTATCGGCGCGACCCGCTCCTCGAAGTTCGTACCACTGAAGTGA
- a CDS encoding 50S ribosomal protein L22 — translation MGISYSVDADPDTTAKAMLRERHMSHKHSKEIAREIKGMSVGDAREYLEAVVAGDRSVPFKSHNTGAGHRSDVDGWDAGKYPEKAGGAFLDLLENVVANATQQGFDGESMLIDHVAAHKVGESMGRKPRAMGRATAWNTPQVDVEIVVAEPETEGDA, via the coding sequence ATGGGAATTAGCTACTCAGTCGACGCGGATCCGGACACGACGGCGAAAGCCATGCTCCGGGAGCGCCACATGAGCCACAAGCACAGCAAGGAGATCGCCCGCGAGATCAAGGGCATGTCCGTCGGCGACGCCCGGGAGTACCTGGAAGCCGTCGTCGCGGGCGACCGCTCGGTCCCGTTCAAGTCCCACAACACCGGCGCCGGGCACCGCTCGGACGTCGACGGCTGGGACGCGGGCAAGTACCCCGAGAAGGCGGGCGGGGCGTTTCTCGACCTGCTCGAGAACGTCGTCGCGAACGCCACCCAGCAGGGCTTCGACGGCGAGTCGATGCTGATCGACCACGTCGCCGCCCACAAGGTCGGCGAGTCGATGGGGCGCAAGCCCCGGGCGATGGGTCGCGCGACGGCCTGGAACACGCCCCAGGTCGACGTCGAGATCGTCGTCGCCGAGCCCGAGACGGAGGGTGATGCCTGA
- a CDS encoding 50S ribosomal protein L2: MGRRIQGQRRGRGGPTFRAPSHRYKANLEHRTLEDTDVVSGTVVDIEHDPARSAPVAAIEFEDGDRRLVLAPEGITVGEELQIGISAEIKPGNTLPLSEIPEGVPICNVEAKPGDGGKFARASGVNADLITHDRNAAVVQLPSGETKRLDPSCRATIGVVAGGGRTEKPFVKAGNKYHKMRARGTKWPRVRGVAMNAVDHPFGGGGRQHPGRPKSVSRDAPPGRKVGDIASRRTGRGGNK; encoded by the coding sequence ATGGGACGACGCATTCAGGGGCAGCGACGCGGGCGCGGCGGTCCGACGTTCCGCGCGCCGTCGCACCGATACAAGGCCAACCTCGAGCACCGGACGCTCGAGGATACGGACGTCGTCAGCGGAACGGTCGTCGACATCGAGCACGACCCCGCCCGCTCGGCGCCGGTCGCGGCCATCGAGTTCGAGGACGGCGACCGTCGCCTCGTCCTCGCACCGGAAGGCATCACGGTCGGCGAGGAGCTCCAGATCGGCATCTCCGCCGAGATCAAGCCGGGGAACACGCTCCCCCTCTCGGAGATTCCGGAGGGCGTTCCGATCTGTAACGTCGAGGCCAAGCCCGGCGACGGCGGGAAGTTCGCGCGCGCGTCGGGCGTCAACGCGGACCTGATCACGCACGACCGCAACGCGGCGGTCGTCCAGCTGCCGAGCGGCGAGACGAAGCGCCTCGACCCCAGCTGCCGCGCGACGATCGGCGTCGTGGCCGGCGGCGGCCGCACGGAGAAGCCGTTCGTCAAGGCCGGAAACAAGTACCACAAGATGCGCGCACGGGGGACGAAGTGGCCCCGCGTTCGTGGCGTCGCCATGAACGCCGTCGACCACCCGTTCGGTGGCGGCGGTCGCCAGCATCCCGGTCGTCCGAAGTCCGTCTCGCGGGACGCCCCGCCGGGGCGGAAGGTCGGCGACATCGCCTCGCGCCGGACCGGCCGGGGTGGTAACAAATGA
- a CDS encoding 30S ribosomal protein S4e, producing MSKHQKRLSVPNSWPVERKTDTFTVKAGAGPHGEDGVPLLILLRDVLAYVDNRKEARYALSNDAVIVNGDAINDEERPIGMFDIVAFPDRDEYYRVFPDEGGRLALTAIDAEAAESRLGKVEGKRQVTGGVTQLSLHDGTNVTVDDEATYGATDSIVVDNEDKEIVAHFPYEEGALVTAVRGNHAGKVGRIAEIEVTAGSGSNIVHVEPAAEAAADDPFETVEEYVVVIDENFVDDDAASASDEATVDTGSEDDDTGTEAADAESGETAETEDVSDDDTEDASADEADGGEDE from the coding sequence ATGAGCAAGCACCAGAAACGACTCTCGGTACCGAACTCCTGGCCGGTCGAGCGAAAGACCGACACCTTCACGGTGAAGGCCGGGGCCGGACCGCACGGCGAAGACGGCGTTCCGCTGCTCATCCTGCTGCGGGACGTCCTCGCGTACGTCGACAACCGCAAGGAGGCGCGCTACGCGCTCTCGAACGACGCGGTGATCGTCAACGGCGACGCGATCAACGACGAGGAACGCCCGATCGGGATGTTCGACATCGTCGCGTTCCCCGATCGTGACGAGTACTACCGCGTCTTCCCCGACGAGGGCGGTCGGCTCGCGCTGACCGCGATCGACGCCGAGGCGGCCGAGAGCCGCCTCGGAAAGGTCGAGGGCAAGCGCCAGGTCACCGGCGGAGTGACTCAGCTCTCGTTGCACGACGGTACCAACGTCACCGTCGACGACGAGGCGACCTACGGCGCGACCGACTCGATCGTCGTCGACAACGAGGACAAGGAGATCGTCGCGCACTTCCCCTACGAGGAGGGTGCGCTCGTGACGGCCGTCCGCGGGAATCACGCGGGCAAGGTCGGCCGGATCGCCGAGATCGAGGTCACGGCCGGCAGCGGCTCCAACATCGTCCACGTCGAACCGGCCGCGGAAGCCGCGGCGGACGACCCGTTCGAGACCGTCGAGGAGTACGTCGTCGTCATCGACGAGAACTTCGTCGACGACGATGCAGCGAGCGCGTCGGACGAGGCGACCGTCGATACCGGCTCCGAGGATGACGATACCGGAACCGAAGCGGCCGACGCCGAATCCGGCGAGACTGCCGAGACCGAGGACGTCTCCGACGACGATACCGAGGACGCCTCGGCCGACGAGGCGGACGGAGGTGAGGACGAATGA
- the rpmC gene encoding 50S ribosomal protein L29 — protein MAILHVEEIRDMTPPEREAELEELETELLNQKSVLAAGGAPENPGRINELGKTIARIKTVQREEGDLEE, from the coding sequence ATGGCGATCCTCCACGTCGAGGAGATCCGCGACATGACCCCGCCCGAGCGCGAGGCCGAACTCGAGGAACTCGAGACGGAACTGCTGAACCAGAAGTCCGTCCTCGCGGCCGGTGGGGCCCCGGAGAATCCGGGTCGCATCAACGAGCTCGGCAAGACGATCGCGCGGATCAAGACGGTTCAGCGCGAGGAAGGCGATTTAGAGGAGTAA
- a CDS encoding 50S ribosomal protein L23: MSGLIDYPLVTEKAMNDMDFENKLQFVVDPDATKPEIRDEVESRFDVSVTGLNTQVTMKGKKKAIVTLDEADDAQEVASRIGVF; encoded by the coding sequence ATGAGCGGACTCATCGACTACCCGCTCGTGACCGAGAAGGCGATGAACGACATGGACTTCGAGAACAAGCTCCAGTTCGTCGTCGATCCCGACGCGACGAAGCCGGAGATTCGCGACGAAGTCGAGTCGCGCTTCGACGTCTCCGTCACGGGACTCAACACGCAGGTAACGATGAAAGGCAAGAAGAAAGCAATCGTCACGCTCGACGAGGCCGACGACGCGCAAGAAGTCGCCTCGCGAATCGGGGTGTTCTGA
- a CDS encoding 50S ribosomal protein L14 gives MEAIKADVTQGLKKGSLVTCADNTGARQLKVISVAGYHGTKNRQPRAGLGDKVTVSVTKGTPEMRRQVLEAVIVRQRQTVRRPDGTRMKFEDNAAVIIDENEEPRGTEIKGPIAREVAERFGAIASTATMIV, from the coding sequence ATGGAGGCGATCAAGGCCGACGTCACGCAGGGACTCAAGAAGGGGTCGCTGGTCACCTGTGCCGACAACACGGGCGCGCGCCAGCTGAAGGTTATCAGCGTGGCGGGCTACCACGGCACGAAGAACCGCCAGCCGCGAGCCGGCCTCGGCGACAAGGTGACCGTCTCCGTCACGAAGGGGACGCCCGAGATGCGCCGTCAGGTGCTCGAGGCCGTCATCGTCCGCCAGCGCCAGACCGTTCGGCGCCCGGACGGGACGCGCATGAAGTTCGAGGACAACGCGGCGGTCATCATCGACGAGAACGAGGAACCCCGCGGCACGGAGATCAAGGGACCGATCGCCCGCGAGGTCGCCGAACGCTTCGGCGCCATCGCGAGCACCGCCACGATGATCGTATAG
- the rplX gene encoding 50S ribosomal protein L24: protein MSKQPRTQRNQTERAPLHQRGTQLHATLTDELREEYDARRTRVNAGDTVEVMRGDHAGTEGEVLSVSLRDGVIHVEDVTIETADGEEVPRPLDASNVRITELDLSDDRREARLEGDTE from the coding sequence ATGAGCAAGCAACCACGCACACAGCGAAATCAGACCGAGCGCGCCCCGCTGCACCAGCGCGGCACGCAACTGCACGCGACGCTCACCGACGAGCTCCGCGAGGAGTACGACGCGCGCCGCACGCGCGTCAACGCCGGTGACACGGTCGAAGTGATGCGCGGCGACCACGCCGGAACGGAGGGCGAGGTGCTCTCCGTCTCGCTTCGCGACGGCGTCATCCACGTCGAGGACGTGACGATCGAGACGGCCGACGGCGAAGAGGTGCCGCGACCGCTCGACGCGTCGAACGTCCGCATCACGGAGCTCGACCTGAGCGACGATCGCCGCGAGGCGCGCCTCGAAGGTGATACCGAATGA